From a region of the Ascochyta rabiei chromosome 22, complete sequence genome:
- a CDS encoding Ubiquitinyl hydrolase 1 produces MKEAVKEASQENSTPTVRGEVATGASSPSEAYANLSLESTDSSMADSSERTRIASSDPGTPGTPGTTGTTGTPGTTGTTGTPGQRTAHRASSPAKRLHSDMDAAGHMDVDAPSTSQSSPRPTKPLPAAALQRSARATSVEMADAPNNSGTSEADASNTGSSATSVDAAPPRTAVPSLDEQVATVMAMMASDLEERQEGYIISEAWLERVSARTSDGRTRPQEYSKEATQGPIGPIDNSALVDTEALKTRLVDLSGNDFVPLRKGLMLHQNLEVLPARAWDLVVGWYGLKDGSPVIRRHVQNTVPDKSSTNLQWELNPPVLTIRKVRRLAATPTEEAKPAQRIAASRSDHFQNFLHVAKKAAGIDSNSKVRVWRLLTTAPSDESRPMTQPQPSGILTPDASPRGGSPVAGEAAAHLSLIMDTARFAGLTNGTEREQVTGKDEKANEEFNPLLTLDAAGLTQDQVIVLEEADEKGEYISDTVPITTKFKTAAQLREGLKSANTSGRSTPTGGPLTRGRTRNGKVRGHVGLTNLGNTCYMNSALQCLRSVEELSLYFLNNKWKEEVNKVNPIGYKGAIASVYAQLLDGIYSVNASSSFSPKNFKQTLGRAEGRFSGYGQQDSQEFLSWLIDALHEDLNRIINKPYKENPDSDDNTFRDPEAMKQLGEIYRSNHRARNDSVSTDLFNGFYKNTMVCPECDKVSITFDPYSQLTLQLPIEQAWAHTITYVPLYGEIQQLDVDIDKNATIKMLKEYVGKRFGGVKTNRLMASEVYSHKFYRHLEDDATISECNIATRDDIYFYELEHAPSNWPAPKKKAKYKSFMSHSSEEDIPTSASPLHDRIMIPVFHRGPSMSSYRGQAYAMALWPFHIVVTREEAKDYDAILRKVLAKVAQSTTRPILTELNGNSSDQSRPGSDVVLTTEEDTLPDSDAHIKDSSIEGEDMVEVTMMDNESVVAEEAGHVEFSDVLKADSFISPEFRQLFEMKHSRKGAEFVPTGWNTIDHQKPLEPISKRIPVPLERADSEQSSRAGSESSSEDERSPQSTVGADANADSEAAIEQANISSDEEMQSNEPSEPLRGGRQKKKSKKARKHERKLERKHKNNKNWKLKKARVPDQPIYPDNPDDENDGLIRLGEALVLEWNPEAYDALFGGTSADDSRGMDVMKTVQTFDDPEIQEKKAKRSARKKSGITLDECLMETTKTETLSEDNPWYCSNCKEMRRATKTLDIWTVPDILIIHLKRFSGFRSFRDKIDDKVDFPVEGLNLTGKVGFPEDKSLVYDLFAVDNHYGGLGGGHYTATAQNFFDKQWYDYNDSSVSRSSGEGAVTKAAYLLFYRRRTDHPLGPPSLQKIVQKEVDAGSEDDSETENRSRSPAGNGSRLGGSSRNGSSRAGAAGAGVGALHEGGSALLAAVTPRGSGAGVETLEDNSPPSYDDETFYEENNFNGLDTDAGSMMYGPLAPSYLNDEPAWSFDHIGSPNHANDSDDVASDAPNPGSNNGEFLEQRMLEDFGDDEMGTQYGASTPMHTIQPLPRGDDEEVKDIYVEAD; encoded by the exons ATGAAGGAGGCAGTCAAAGAAGCGTCGCAGGAGAACAGCACCCCGACCGTGCGGGGCGAAGTAGCCACCGGGGCGAGCTCGCCGAGTGAGGCGTACGCGAACCTCAGCCTCGAGAGCACCGACAGCTCCATGGCTGACTCGTCGGAGCGCACGCGCATCGCCTCGTCTGACCCAGGCACTCCAGGCACTCCAGGCACCACAGGCACCACAGGCACTCCAGGCACCACAGGCACCACAGGCACTCCAGGCCAGCGCACCGCCCACCGCGCCTCCTCGCCCGCCAAACGCCTGCACTCAGACATGGACGCCGCCGGCCACATGGACGTCGACGCACCCTCAACGAGCCAGTCGAGCCCACGACCCACCAAGCCACTCCCCGCAGCCGCTCTCCAGCGCAGCGCCCGGGCTACGTCCGTAGAGATGGCAGACGCGCCCAACAACAGCGGCACCTCCGAGGCTGATGCGTCCAACACGGGCTCGTCAGCCACTAGCGTCGACGCTGCACCGCCGCGAACCGCCGTGCCCAGCCTCGACGAGCAGGTTGCCACAGTCATGGCCATGATGGCGTCTGACCTCGAGGAGCGCCAGGAAGGTTACATCATCTCTGAGGCCTGGCTGGAGCGAGTGTCTGCCCGCACCTCCGACGGCCGAACCAGGCCACAAGAGTACAGCAAGGAGGCGACGCAGGGCCCAATCGGACCCATCGACAACTCGGCTCTTGTCGATACCGAAGCTCTGAAAACTCGTCTGGTAGACCTGAGTGGCAACGACTTTGTACCGTTGCGCAAGGGATTGATGCTCCATCAAAACCTCGAGGTATTGCCTGCGAGAGCCTGGGACCTGGTGGTAGGCTGGTACGGGCTGAAGGACGGTAGTCCTGTCATTCGCCGTCATGTCCAGAACACCGTGCCCGACAAGAGCAGCACAAATCTGCAGTGGGAGCTCAACCCTCCTGTCCTGACAATTCGCAAAGTTCGACGGCTTGCAGCAACGCCAACTGAGGAGGCGAAGCCCGCACAGCGGATTGCCGCCAGCAGGAGCGACCATTTTCAAAATTTCCTTCATGTCGCAAAAAAGGCTGCCGGTATCGACTCGAACAGCAAGGTCCGCGTGTGGAGACTGCTCACGACCGCACCCTCAGACGAATCACGGCCGATGACGCAGCCACAGCCATCGGGCATATTGACGCCAGACGCCTCACCACGAGGCGGATCGCCGGTTGCTGGCGAAGCCGCAGCGCACCTGTCATTGATCATGGACACTGCACGCTTTGCCGGTCTAACAAACGGCACTGAACGCGAGCAAGTCACTGGCAAGGACGAGAAAGCAAACGAAGAGTTCAACCCCCTACTGACTCTGGACGCTGCTGGTCTTACACAGGACCAGGTCATTGTACTCGAAGAAGCCGACGAGAAAGGCGAATACATATCAGACACTGTTCCCATCACCACCAAATTCAAAACTGCAGCACAGCTCAGAGAAGGTTTGAAGAGTGCCAACACGAGTGGTAGAAGCACTCCTACTGGTGGTCCACTTACGCGAGGCAGAACGCGCAACGGCAAAGTCCGTGGCCACGTTGGCCTGACAAACCTGGGCAATACTTGCTACATGAACTCCGCTTTGCAATGTTTGCGAAGCGTGGAAGAGCTCAGCCTCTATTTCCTCAACAACAAGTGGAAAGAGGAAGTGAACAAGGTCAACCCTATTGGCTACAAAGGTGCCATTGCGAGCGTGTATGCTCAGCTCTTAGATGGCATTTATAGCGTCAATGCCTCATCCTCGTTTTCGCCCAAAAACTTCAAGCAGACTCTCGGCAGAGCCGAGGGCCGATTCAGTGGCTATGGTCAGCAAGATTCGCAGGAGTTCCTTAGCTGGCTTATCGATGCTCTTCACGAAGATCTCAACCGCATTATCAACAAACCCTACAAAGAGAACCCGGATTCAGACGACAACACATTCCGCGATCCCGAGGCCATGAAGCAGCTTGGTGAGATCTATCGATCGAATCATCGCGCACGGAATGACTCTGTGTCGACTGATCTATTCAACGGCTTCTACAAGAACACGATGGTGTGTCCAGAGTGTGACAAAGTCAGCATTACGTTCGATCCTTACAGCCAGTTGACTTTACAACTACCTATCGAGCAAGCCTGGGCACACACAATCACATACGTACCCCTGTATGGGGAAATTCAACAGCTCGATGTTGATATCGACAAGAACGCTACAATAAAGATGCTGAAGGAGTACGTCGGCAAGCGTTTCGGTGGCGTGAAGACCAACCGATTAATGGCCTCAGAAGTCTACAGCCACAAGTTTTACCGCCATCTGGAAGACGATGCCACAATATCGGAATGCAACATCGCTACCCGCGATGATATTTACTTCTACGAGCTGGAACATGCTCCCAGCAACTGGCCTGCGCCTAAGAAGAAGGCCAAGTACAAAAGTTTCATGTCTCACTCTTCTGAAGAAGACATTCCCACTTCAGCATCACCACTCCATGACCGGATCATGATCCCGGTATTTCACCGGGGGCCCAGTATGTCCTCGTACCGGGGGCAAGCATACGCTATGGCATTGTGGCCATTCCATATCGTGGTGACTAGAGAAGAAGCAAAAGACTACGATGCGATCTTGCGCAAAGTGCTTGCAAAGGTCGCGCAGTCTACAACTCGACCCATCCTTACGGAACTCAACGGTAACTCCTCAGACCAATCCCGTCCGGGATCAGACGTGGTTTTGACGACTGAAGAGGATACCTTGCCTGATAGTGACGCACACATCAAGGACAGCTCTATTGAGGGTGAAGATATGGTCGAGGTCACCATGATGGACAACGAGTCAGTCGTTGCCGAGGAAGCGGGCCATGTCGAATTCTCGGACGTTCTCAAAGCTGATAGCTTCATCAGCCCTGAATTCAGGCAGCTATTCGAGATGAAACATTCCCGCAAAGGAGCTGAATTTGTTCCGACTGGCTGGAACACGATTGATCATCAGAAGCCCTTGGAACCTATCTCCAAGCGGATTCCTGTACCCTTGGAGCGAGCAGACTCTGAACAATCCTCCCGTGCAGGCAGCGAATCATCGAGCGAGGATGAACGTTCACCCCAGTCCACTGTTGGTGCCGATGCTAATGCCGATTCTGAGGCTGCTATCGAGCAGGCCAATATTAGCAGCGACGAAGAAATGCAGTCAAACGAGCCTTCTGAGCCCCTGAGGGGCGGGCGACAGaaaaagaagagcaagaaggcaAGGAAGCATGAGCGAAAGCTGGAGCGGAAGCACAAGAACAACAAAAACTGGAAGCTAAAGAAAGCCAGAGTTCCTGACCAGCCCATCTACCCTGACAACCCTGATGATGAAAATGATGGTCTGATCCGCTTAGGAGAAGCTCTTGTACTTGAGTGGAACCCTGAAGCTTACGATGCACTCTTCGGTGGCACATCGGCAGATGATTCGCGCGGTATGGATGTTATGAAGACCGTCCAAACATTCGACGACCCTGAGATAcaggagaagaaggctaaGCGAAGCGCTCGCAAGAAAAGCGGTATCACATTAGACGAATGTCTCATGGAAACCACAAAGACTGAGACCCTTTCTGAGGACAATCCCTGGTACTGCAGCAACTGCAAGGAGATGCGTCGCGCAACCAAGACGCTTGATATATGGACGGTGCCTGATATTCTTATCATCCACCTGAAACGGTTTAGTGGGTTCCGGTCCTTCAGGGACAAGATCGACGACAAGGTCGACTTTCCTGTCGAAGGTCTAAATCTGACCGGCAAGGTCGGCTTTCCCGAAGACAAGAGTCTTGTGTACGATCTGTTCGCGGTGGATAACCATTATGGTGGTCTGGGAGGCGGCCACTACACAGCCACTGCTCAGAACTTCTTCGATAAGCAGTGGTACGACTACAACG ATTCTTCGGTATCGAGATCCTCAGGAGAGGGTGCTGTCACCAAGGCTGCCTATCTGCTCTTCTATCGTCGCCGAACCGATCACCCTTTAGGTCCACCATCACTGCAAAAGATCGTCCAGAAGGAGGTCGATGCCGGCTCTGAGGATGACTCTGAAACCGAGAACCGATCGCGCTCACCGGCGGGAAATGGCTCGCGCCTCGGCGGCTCGTCCCGCAATGGATCGTCGAGAGCTGGCGCAGCAGGAGCGGGAGTCGGAGCCCTGCACGAGGGTGGCTCAGCCCTTTTGGCAGCCGTAACCCCTCGAGGGAGCGGAGCAGGAGTCGAGACTCTCGAGGACAATAGCCCACCTTCGTATGATGATGAGACATTCTACGAAGAAAACAACTTCAACGGTCTTGATACTGATGCGGGCAGTATGATGTATGGGCCGCTCGCTCCCTCATACCTCAATGATGAGCCCGCGTGGAGCTTTGATCATATTGGCAGTCCAAACCACGCAAACGACTCGGATGATGTTGCTTCTGACGCGCCGAACCCGGGTTCCAACAACGGTGAGTTCCTGGAGCAGCGTATGTTGGAGGATTTTGGCGACGATGAGATGGGCACGCAATACGGCGCCTCGACGCCTATGCATACCATCCAGCCCTTGCCTAGAGGTGATGACGAAGAGGTCAAGGATATCTATGTTGAGGCCGATTAG
- a CDS encoding Cu/Pi carrier, which yields MADKLGALKPQRKIELYSGNYFAACTLGGIIACGPTHTMVTPLDLVKCRRQVDANLYKSNSQAWKMIYAKEGLRGVFFGWAPTFVGYSCQGAGKYGFYEVFKYLYGEKLAPGAPKQVVFLAASASAEFLADIALCPLEAIKVRMQTTMPPYANTLREGWSKVIREEGVGGLYKGLYPLWARQIPYTMVKFATFEETVSRIYQFIGKPKESLSGLQQTGVSFLGGYIAGIGCAVVSHPADVMVSKLNSDRKAGEGAGQAISRIYGNIGFRGLWNGLSTRIFMIGTLTAFQWLIYDSFKVGLGLPTTGGH from the exons ATGGCAGACAAGCTTGGCGCATTGAAGCCTCAGAGGAAGATTGAGCTGTACTCGGGCAACTACTTCGCAGCATGTACGCTCGGAGGCATCATTGCCTGCGGGCCGACGCACACCATGGTCACTCCCCTTGACTTG GTAAAATGCCGTCGTCAAGTCGACGCCAACCTCTACAAATCCAACTCTCAGGCCTGGAAGATGATTTACGCCAAAGAAGGTCTGCGCGGCGTTTTCTTCGGCTGGGCACCTACTTTCGTCGGATACTCGTGTCAAGGCGCTGGCAAATACGGTTTCTACGAGGTCTTCAAATACCTTTATGGAGAAAAACTTGCGCCCGGTGCACCCAAGCAAGTCGTTTTCCTCGCTGCCTCCGCTTCCGCAGAGTTTCTCGCCGACATTGCGCTGTGCCCCCTTGAGGCGATCAAGGTCCGCATGCAGACCACGATGCCGCCTTACGCGAACACGTTGAGAGAGGGGTGGAGCAAGGTGATCAGAGAAGAGGGTGTCGGCGGACTCTACAAGGGTCTGTACCCGCTCTGGGCACGTCAAATCCCATACACCATGGTCAAGTTTGCTACATTCGAGGAGACCGTTTCTCGCATCTATCAGTTCATTGGCAAGCCAAAGGAATCGCTTAGTGGACTCCAGCAGACCGGAGTTTCATTCCTGGGTGGCTACATCGCTGGTATTGGCTGTGCGGTTGTGTCGCATCCTGCCG ATGTCATGGTCTCGAAACTCAACAGCGACCGCAAGGCTGGAGAGGGTGCCGGACAAGCTATCTCCAGGATCTACGGTAACATCGGCTTCCGCGGCCTCTGGAACGGACTGTCTACACGCATCTTCATGATTGGTACTTTGACGGCGTTCCAGTGGTTGATCTACGATTCTTTCAAGGTCGGCCTTGGACTGCCAACTACTGGTGGTCACTAG
- a CDS encoding Squalene monooxygenase produces MSMLTMFSEKIMTLPPGVNASPSLRARSTSTSEVPAARTHTSDYREKRRCVHHEADVVIVGAGIVGCAAAVAFGKQGRSVILLEKSLKEPDRIVGELLQPGGVNALEKLGLRDCLEDIDAIPCYGYQVSYHQEPVRIAYPDNLITDKPSKKPEGRSFHHGRFISKLRAAAQAAPNVTVVESTVTDIVKNGYTGQVLGVECQTQGEKDYYFGAVTLVADGYASKFRKEHIPHQPQVRSRFWGLEMIDAELPMPYHGHVILTDAPPILIYQIGTHETRILVDIPEGLPSASVKAGGVKNHMLNVALPNLPECVQPAFRRAVEAGKLRSMPNSFLPPTIQKTRGLIMLGDAMNMRHPLTGGGMTVAFNDVVTLSTLLSPQNIPNLEETDAVLAAMSKFHWARKDGSSVINILAMALYSLFAANNVHLTALKNGCFRYFQLGGRHISEPAGLLSGLIRNPVFLVFHFFSVAFYAILCRARDVPVWKVPYVLCVESILIIYTAATVIGPYLVWEVRR; encoded by the exons ATGTCGATGCTCACCATGTTCTCGGAGAAGATCATGACGCTGCCCCCGGGCGTCAATGCGTCACCTTCGCTACGAGCGCGCAGCACGTCGACGTCCGAAGTGCCCGCTGCGAGGACGCACACGTCCGACTACCGCGAGAAGAGACGGTGCGTGCACCACGAGGCAGATGTTGTGATTGTGGGCGCGGGCATTGTCGGGTGCGCGGCGGCGGTTGCGTTTGGCAAGCAGGGGCGCAGTGTCATCCTGCTGGAAAAAAGCCTAAAGGAGCCGGATAGGATTGTCGGCGAGCTGCTGCAGCCCGGCGGCGTCAATGCCCTGGAGAAGCTGGGGCTGAGGG ACTGTCTCGAAGACATTGATGCGATTCCCTGCTACGGCTACCAGGTCTCCTACCACCAGGAGCCCGTCCGCATTGCCTACCCCGACAACCTCATCACCGACAAGCCGTCAAAGAAGCCCGAGGGCCGTTCCTTCCACCATGGCCGCTTCATCTCGAAACTCCGCGCCGCCGCGCAAGCCGCACCCAACGTTACCGTCGTCGAGAGCACCGTGACCGACATTGTGAAGAATGGCTACACTGGCCAAGTTCTAGGTGTAGAGTGCCAGACCCAGGGCGAAAAGGACTACTACTTTGGCGCCGTAACGCTTGTGGCCGACGGCTACGCCTCCAAGTTCAGAAAGGAGCACATCCCCCACCAGCCCCAAGTCCGCAGCAGATTCTGGGGTCTTGAAATGATCGATGCTGAGCTTCCCATGCCCTACCACGGCCACGTCATCCTCACCGATGCACCGCCAATACTCATCTACCAGATAGGCACACACGAGACTCGAATCCTTGTCGACATCCCTGAGGGTCTGCCGAGTGCGAGCGTAAAAGCAGGAGGCGTCAAGAATCACATGCTCAACGTTGCTCTGCCCAATCTTCCCGAGTGCGTACAGCCTGCTTTCAGGCGTGCAGTCGAGGCAGGCAAGTTGAGATCAATGCCAAACTCGTTCCTTCCGCCTACAATACAGAAGACACGCGGTCTCATCATGCTCGGCGACGCAATGAACATGCGCCACCCGCTTACCGGAGGCGGTATGACCGTGGCTTTCAACGATGTCGTCACACTCTCTACACTTCTATCGCCCCAAAATATCCCAAACCTCGAAGAAACAGACGCCGTACTCGCAGCGATGAGCAAGTTCCACTGGGCCCGCAAAGACGGCTCTTCAGTCATCAACATACTCGCAATGGCACTATACAGCTTGTTCGCAGCCAACAACGTCCATCTCACAGCCTTGAAGAACGGATGTTTCAGGTACTTCCAGCTCGGCGGCAGGCACATTAGTGAGCCGGCTGGTCTGTTGAGCGGTCTTATTCGCAACCCCGTGTTTTTGGTTTTCCATTTCTTCAGCGTTGCGTTTTATGCGATACTTTGCAGGGCCAGGGACGTACCAGTCTGGAAGGTGCCGTACGTTCTCTGCGTTGAGAGCATACTCATTATCTACACGGCGGCGACAGTCATTGGACCCTATCTTGTATGGGAGGTACGCAGGTAA
- a CDS encoding ADP-ribose diphosphatase yields the protein MVSSSKASDNPSKVIKTEPLDYKDAKWATLVSITFKDPEGTERLWESAERLTRPKGCDIDAIGVAAILEDPSRPNNTPLIVLQKQWRAPADAVVIEIPAGLMDPGESAEECAIRELKEETGYVGKVIEGDFGVSPVMFNDPGFCNTNLKMIQVTVDMSLPQNQNPQPELEPGEFIETFTVPMTDLYAECVKFEREGYVIDARVGTLAQGVEFAKRWKLT from the exons ATGGTTTCATCGAGCAAAGCGTCCGACAACCCCTCCAAAGTCATCAAGACAGAGCCGCTC GACTACAAAGATGCCAAATGGGCAACCTTGGTCTC CATCACATTCAAGGACCCTGAAGGCACCGAACGTCTATGGGAGTCCGCCGAGCGCCTCACCCGCCCTAAAGGCTGCGATATCGACGCCATTGGCGTGGCCGCCATTCTGGAAGACCCATCTAGACCCAACAACACGCCTCTCATTGTCCTGCAGAAGCAATGGCGAGCGCCTGCTGATGCCGTAGTTATCGAGATTCCGGCAGGCTTGATGGATCCTGGTGAGAGCGCGGAGGAGTGTGCGATCCGCGAGTTGAAGGAAGAAACGGGATACGTGGGTAAGGTGATTGAAGGGGACTTTGGAGTTAGTCCTGTGATGTTCAATG ACCCCGGTTTCTGCAACACGAATCTCAAGATGATCCAGGTCACGGTTGACATGTCTCTCCCGCAAAACCAGAATCCGCAGCCCGAGCTTGAACCTGGAGAGTTCATCGAGACCTTTACTGTTCCGATGACTGATCTCTACGCGGAGTGTGTCAAGTTCGAAAGAGAAGGCTACGTAATCGATGCGAGGGTTGGCACGCTTGCACAAGGTGTTGAGTTTGCGAAGAGGTGGAAGCTCACTTGA